The following proteins are co-located in the Siansivirga zeaxanthinifaciens CC-SAMT-1 genome:
- a CDS encoding OmpA family protein produces MNKLLVLILISLQCGFIWSQNKLTHEVYFDTDKFEVSNTEESRLLLFISKLNDIEIESISIYGFCDDIGASTYNLKLSQQRANAIKTIFSSNEISEDVISNVDGKGEVLLRIIEEKNIQKIRGLNRKVEIIVHPKAQEIVEEIIEKPLKVAIPEKKDVAEIIKGDLKVGDKIVFENILFKTGYSTILPESKKTLDSIANALLERSDIYFTIQGHVCCTQFSRDAIDRKTKKRNLSEARAQFVYDFFAKKGISKKRMRAVGLRRKFPLGGDPKFDKRVEIVINYVGD; encoded by the coding sequence ATGAACAAATTATTGGTTTTAATATTAATAAGTCTTCAGTGTGGATTCATTTGGTCTCAAAACAAATTAACCCACGAAGTATATTTTGATACCGATAAATTTGAGGTTTCAAACACCGAAGAAAGCCGTTTATTGCTATTTATTTCTAAACTTAACGATATAGAAATCGAGTCTATTTCTATTTATGGTTTTTGTGATGATATTGGAGCTTCTACCTATAATTTAAAACTCTCGCAACAACGGGCTAATGCCATAAAAACCATTTTTTCTAGCAACGAAATTAGCGAAGATGTTATAAGTAATGTAGATGGCAAAGGCGAAGTACTTTTAAGAATTATTGAAGAAAAAAACATTCAAAAAATTCGTGGTTTAAACCGAAAAGTTGAAATTATTGTGCATCCCAAAGCACAAGAAATTGTTGAAGAAATAATAGAAAAACCCTTAAAAGTAGCCATTCCAGAAAAAAAAGATGTTGCAGAAATTATAAAAGGCGATCTAAAGGTTGGTGATAAAATAGTTTTTGAAAACATATTATTTAAAACCGGTTACAGCACCATTTTACCAGAGTCTAAAAAAACACTCGACTCTATTGCCAACGCACTTTTAGAACGCAGCGATATTTATTTTACCATACAAGGCCATGTTTGCTGCACCCAGTTTAGCAGAGATGCCATCGATAGAAAAACCAAAAAACGTAACCTCTCTGAAGCCAGAGCACAGTTTGTTTACGATTTTTTTGCTAAAAAAGGCATCAGTAAAAAACGCATGCGTGCTGTTGGTTTACGTAGAAAATTTCCGCTTGGCGGCGATCCAAAATTTGATAAACGTGTAGAAATTGTAATAAACTATGTTGGCGATTAA